The following proteins are encoded in a genomic region of Ornithodoros turicata isolate Travis chromosome 6, ASM3712646v1, whole genome shotgun sequence:
- the LOC135398540 gene encoding uncharacterized protein LOC135398540: protein MESLSSEIIVAVRHILPDLHENEARALYQRLVELGVKTLEDLNYVEHTELKGVLNVVNSRKLLRLWNSEPPFEPQNHREGQQNYLVSHTLDDPQSQVSELPITPVIISCGTLFHASSFKLLVDKQIIISDIINFFDAVCHLVAAYFIFGVQYPQEAEATFEFLQRCMFRINPPSTIQKKRKGPKGSILKVVSLISNLKEYENSKWATF, encoded by the exons ATGGAATCCCTGTCTTCAGAGATTATTGTTGCTGTCCGTCATATCCTTCCGGACTTGCACGAGAATGAAGCTAGAGCTCTATACCAACGCCTCGTCGAGCTTGGTGTAAAGACCCTTGAGGATTTGAATTATGTGGAGCACACAGAGCTGAAAGGCGTACTCAATGTGGTCAACAGCAGGAAACTCTTGAGACTCTGGAATTCTG AGCCGCCATTTGAGCCACAAAATCATCGTGAAGGTCAACAGAACTACCTG GTCTCCCACACTTTGGACGATCCTCAAAGTCAGGTTTCTGAGCTGCCAATCACACCAGTTATTATCTCATGTG GGACTCTGTTTCACGCATCATCTTTCAAGTTGCTGGTCGACAAGCAGATCATCATCTCAGATATTATCAACTTCTTTGATGCTGTCTGCCATCTTGTGGCAGCATACTTTATATTTGGGGTTCAGTACCCTCAGGAGGCTGAGGCAACGTTTGAGTTCTTGCAGCG ATGCATGTTTCGGATCAATCCTCCAAGCACAATCCAAAAGAAACGGAAAGGACCGAAAGGATCTATCCTAAAAGTGGTGTCACTAATAAGCAACCTCAAAGAATATGAAAACTCAAAGTGGGCCACCTTCTGA